A stretch of the Arachis stenosperma cultivar V10309 chromosome 6, arast.V10309.gnm1.PFL2, whole genome shotgun sequence genome encodes the following:
- the LOC130934354 gene encoding uncharacterized protein LOC130934354 — translation MFQECEGIGNNSKAAEKNPQSGNEVMFQAKKNSKNGNKKIVEDDTMDQDDASSNEEGEDTSGLSIESNKKGMSIDMYLKVHGINFEDVEDEEDEEDAANIEGSGGQASNEGTKKKTRGKILCKKLHATDFNDRREVEFLQGQPIGPTKEVVANLGQFLGSTVRNLHFVTLLYTRWHGVPDNIKEGMWEYANQKFILPISSKSWVMRGFCRAWKKYKGKIKKEHFLKNNTKKEMIKNRPLEIPEFQFRKLIRYWSLPAIKAMSVKNTENRSKQTCPHRMGFTNFAIVRKQLNELQSRIEAGENHEDAFVAVLGKDQPGRLRCYGTLITRSSLRKDEEIRQVKVEYNDKVHALEKKIDGVCGLLKVMLHQLNPGMSEEEVAALVQAAQNSPLDASSSRPRNTPHSSEATHIPPTDDVSNCPSL, via the exons ATGTTTCAAGAATGTGAGGGTATTGGGAATAATTCAAAGGCTGCTGAAAAGAACCCCCAAAGTGGGAATGAGGTAATGTTTCAAGCTAAAAAGAACTCGAAAAATgggaataaaaaaattgttgaaGATGATACAATGGATCAAGATGATGCAAGTTCTAATGAGGAGGGAGAAGATACAAGTGGGCTGAGCATAGAATCAAACAAAAAGGGAATGAGTATTGACATGTATCTTAAGGTGCATGGGATTAATTTCGAAGACGTGGAAGATGAGGAGGATGAGGAAGATGCTGCAAATATTGAGGGTAGTGGAGGACAAGCTAGTAATGAAG GTACTAAAAAGAAAACTCGTGGCAAGATCTTATGCAAAAAACTTCATGCCACTGATTTTAATGATCGACGGGAGGTGGAGTTTTTACAAGGACAGCCTATTGGTCCAACCAAGGAGGTCGTAGCTAACCTAGGCCAATTTTTGGGTTCAACAGTTAGAAATCTCCATTTTGTAACTTTGCTATACACTAGATGGCATGGTGTGCCTGATAATATCAAAGAGGGCATGTGGGAGTACGCCAAC CAAAAGTTTATTCTTCCAATAAGTTCAAAGTCGTGGGTCATGCGGGGATTTTGTCGTGCATGGAAAAAATACAAGGGTAAAATCAAAAAAGAACATTTCTTAAAGAACAACACAAAGAAAGAAATGATAAAGAACCGACCATTAGAGATTCCTGAATTTCAGTTTCGCAAGCTAATTCGGTATTGGAGTCTTCCCGCTATCAAG GCTATGTCTGTTAAGAATACTGAAAATAGGTCAAAGCAAACATGTCCTCACCGAATGGGTTTCACAAACTTTGCAATAGTGCGCAAGCAGCTG AATGAACTTCAAAGCCGCATAGAAGCGGGGGAAAATCATGAGGATGCATTTGTAGCAGTGCTAGGAAAGGACCAACCAGGTCGACTTCGTTGTTATGGGACTTTAATTACAAGAAGCTCTCTTAGAAAGGATGAGGAGATTCGCCAAGTGAAGGTTGAATACAATGATAAGGTGCATGCATTAGAAAAGAAGATAGACGGTGTTTGTGGTCTATTAAAGGTGATGTTGCATCAACTCAATCCTGGAATGAGTGAGGAAGAGGTAGCAGCCTTAGTGCAAGCAGCCCAAAATTCTCCTTTAGATGCCTCAAGTAGTAGACCAAGAAATACTCCCCACTCCTCCGAAGCAACTCACATTCCACCAACCGATGATGTAAGTAACTGTCCTAGCCTTTAA